The window AAGATAGTGAGCAGAGCCTGAGGATGAAAACCAGGAGGACAGTGACTCCAACATCCGATGATAAAAGATTCTTGGACGTCAACTCCTTCATCCAGGGTCCTAATCtatttttagaatgttttatatAATGTTATGTGTGATTTGTCATGTTGAAGTGAGGGAACTGGTGCCCACATGCTAATAAACTTAACAAAAAAGTGCTTATTCTTTTCTAGTATTTATTCAGACAGTTTGTTCACCTCACAGGTTTTGCTGGCCGTTTCTTTACATGTATTAAATGGTTgaatgagaaagaaagagaaggtctaaaatgatgtaattccacagattttcttattttaacGCTGTTTTAAGCTACAGTGTATGTCACCAGAGATTTGTTCTGTATGCATTCTGAGACGTAGTTCGGGCATAGAAGCAGTTTAACCAAAACATAATGCACATGAATATGTTAAACTCAAGGTGGCAGCAGATCTCGATTCTACTACACAGTGATTCCTGAGACAACACCACTCTAAAAACAACACCATGatgaaaaggtatttatttagtCACCTTTTGTATCCATTCATTGAAATGAGTTTTTGTCTTCCTGGTGATGTCTCCAGTGGCGTGAGAAGGACCGAAGCTTTACAAGGGAAGGAGTTGTTGTGGGGGTCGGGTGGTAACTCGAGCAGATAGAAAATCAACTGTAtctcggaggaggagaggaaagcttCAAACATTTCATTCTGCGTAACCATCTTGTTTGGGCCCATTCAGGCAGTGCCGATGTTTTCATAATCACTGGTGCTTCTCTGCAACATAAAGGGACATCAttagacattttgttttactttgtcATTAACTTTACTGAAAGGGGTCACGGTCTGTCTTACCTCTTTATCCACATCATGATCGCATCCCAGCTTCCTTTAACAATTGAATTAGAGACGGGTTTACATTCAAGAGCATATTCTCTTCATGTATTCACAGTATGAAACATCAGGCACAGAATCAAGAACTTAACTTACCATGCCCAAATAATAACTAGTGGAAGCAACAGGCCAATGAAGGCTTTGACTCCAATACCAACCAAGAGGATGAGATGGATCACTATTAGTAACAAAACAATGAGAATATAGTCATAAATGtccaataaaaacatgtaaaccTGTTTATATTGTACTTCCTACAATCACAGTTTTTAACAAGCAGTTTTTAATAAGATTTATTCAATGATGTCATTCCCCAAACCCCTTAAGCTGTTCGGAAGAGGCTCGTTTGCTCCGACTGTTATTCCTCATTAGATGAGCTTCACGTATCAACACAACTCGTAAACAGGTTGTAGTCGCTGATCTTCCCTCCACACTCACCGTCCGTTCCCTCCACCGACAGCAGCACCTCAGTTGACTTGTTTTCACCCAATCGGTTGCTGGCCTGGCAGAAGTAGAGTCCGGCGTGGGTCGCctccagggaggagagagacagcacCTGTCCTGATCCCACGGGGCTGAAACCGGAAGCAGATGACCTGTACCAGGTGTAGTTGTCTGCGGGGGGGTTAGCGGCACAGCTGCAGCTCACATTCACACCGCGGCCCATTGTCAGGTGGTACGAATAGCTCATCTCAACCGACACATTCAACGGGGGATCTGAAACAGAGTAGAAAGTATATAAATTAACTCAAAGGAGGGCTTTCAGTCATCGATAATCCAGATCATTTTTAGCCAAAGCAGAACTAGGATGCTAAAAGAATCGTAAAAGCTAAATATGGATAAATTAAAGTACTAAAAGATGTTAAGACTTAATAAACCATTTTGCTGCCGGCAGTAGCTTCTTATTAATGGGGAGACATATAAGTGACATTAATCTGCGTTTCTAACTCAATGTACAATTACAGAGTAAAATAGAGTTTTTAACCCACAACGTCACGATAAACCTACTTACAGTCTACTTTCAGAGCCACAGGTTCAGATAGAACGAACTCCTGTCCTTTGGCAGCACAAAAGTAATTCCCAGCATCCCCTGCTTGAGCCTGGAACTCTGACCTGGCTACAGGAAGTCCATCTTTAAACCAAACTGTGGCGGGAAGTTGGCAGGACGTTTGACATTCTAGAGTAACGTGGTCTCCAGCTCTCACCCTGTCGGGGGAAACGCTGGCCCTCGGCTCTGCGTCGGCAAAAGAAACAGACATTGTTATatcgagggggcggggccacgcCCGTTGCTGTGGATCCCCGTAGAAGTTATTTCTAATGGGTACAAAATTCCATGCTGGGGGACAAATTAATTGTTTTGATCCCGTTGGTATCGTGCCATGAATTACACATCTCACACTTGTCGATCTTAAAGATGGATTGGCAAGTCAAGTTTCATTGCTACGTAAAACTGTTGAGGAATAAGACGTTACGTTAGTAATTCACACCCAAAAGTCGTAAAGCGACGTATATCCTTGTAGCTGAGATGCCGCTGTTTTCTTAGCAAATTCAGTTCCTAGACCAACGTGTACTGTAATTAGAAATTTAAACAGGAtcaaaacatcatcatcatcatcatctttgacAATCATTTTTTGGAAATAAAGTGTGAGAAACACTGGAAGAGGCAGGACCCCCTTCTATACTGATAAAAGCTGAAAACAATAATTTTACCTGTGACAGTGAGACACACTGATCCTTTACTCCGCCTTCCATACTTCTCTGTATCAAACCTGAAGTAGTAATGTCCGCTGTCGTTAACCTGTAGGTCATGAATGGCCAGGCCACAGTCATGCTGCTGGTTGCCAAGATATTCAGAACGATTTTGATATGAAGGGAGTTCTGAGAGCGCAACACGTCTCCAGGCTCCATCTTTTAACTCTCCTTTGTACCATGCAGTTTTTGTAACCGTTTCTTCATCTGTGTAGTTGAATGAGCACCTAAGCTGCACCGTTGATCCCTTTAAAGCACAAGGATCTGTTTCTTCAAAGGTCACGGACCAACCGGCACTCACAGTTCCTGCAGACAGGTCATTTTGATTAGctttgttgtagtttttagaGATGGACACTTGCTCCTCCACACCAATATGTCTTCAACTTTTTTTATAAAAAGCGTTAAAGGGAGAGAATTCATTGGAAATGTCTAGAGCACAGGTTTAAACAAGTGTCGGGCGGATTGCAAACATTCTAATTTCGGGAAGTGAGGACCGTGTCAACCCACATCCTCTTTGAAAATGAGTTAAAATGAGTGTTTGTACCAGTGCAACATGAACAAATCAGAGAAAAGATATTTGAACAAAATAGAGggaatttatcaaatgtatttaaaagttaatcaaacaaataaatgaataaaatcagtAGTTATGGAAAGAAATTAAACCTATTACTTCGTCTTTAAACAAaactggaaaaaagaaaaactccttACCCGGCTTCAGGATCAGAAGCATCAACATTGGAAGCATCTTCTTCATCAACGCAATACACAAAGTTACGTGATGGGAGATTTGGGGATTTATCTCTCTTAAGTTGGCGTCACAGCGACAGCATGGTTCAATGACTGGAAACAtccaaaaaaacatcttgagCATGACGGTAACTCAGCGGATGCCACGTCATCGATATGTATAAATAACGTGGCATCCGCTGATATATACATAACCCAAAATGGTTTTAGTGTGAGATTCatgtttgaaaaaatatatatttctgccAAAAGATCCAAGAAAAGGAGAATGGGAGAAAATGTAGttagcaggaaaaaaaataaaatagtcgCCTTTACATGGGGAACTTGTGGTGGAAACTTTATTTGCATAATGCAAGTCTCTTGGTTTCCTTCCTTTTCAAATGTTACGACAGTTTGAGTTTTGAAGGAGTGGACTTTTTGAATGTCCACTTCTTTAAATTTGGAACTAATTTCTACAGAATGTAACCTTCCAAAAACCTGCAAAACTCATTGACCTCCCATTTGTACTGtgtcatacatatatatatacttcacTGTACTGTCTTATATAGTATTGTCTTTGTATAATATGTTCAGTTTATGGGGAGCagctctgtgtgttgtgtttgattttATTTGGTCCTACAGGAATATCTAATTATACAAATGAGAAACGGCTTTGCTTTTGCAAgattttaatcatttgttttgttcaacTGTTTTATGCTTTTGGTTCAActtgttgtattttgtatttcaacCACTAAGTGGTGCCAAGATATATGTAGCGCATACACAGGTGACTGGTGAAGTTGTTTATTTCTTAGGCTTTATTTAACACCGCTTTACACCTCCACGTCCAAGTGACAAAAACTTGAAAAATGTCTGTATATTTATATCttgaaagacaaaagacaacagAACAAGAAGAGTGTAGCAACACAGAGTCAGCCTGAGGATCAGCGAGAAGCTTCCTGTTGATCAGTGTGCTTCATCTGGAGACCCAGCAaagcgtctctgtgtgtgtgagtgtgtgagtgtgtgaaagtAAACAGGGAAGCAGAAGGTATTTTCAAGGTGAGCCCTGACGTTTCTCCCAGCTGCTATTCTTGGCTCGGGCCTGCTAGACCTGTTTCTAGTTCGCCCGAAATCCATCTACTAAATCAGCGAAATTTCGTCGTACCTTGGATGGAGTGTGAGAATGGAGTGAGTCGCACAGAGGTGTAGAGTGAGTCGGACAGGTCAGTTGTTTAATTGCGGCAGTGGATGTATGTCAGGCGCTTAGATTCATTTCGAGCTGCATCGTATTCTTTAAATAAAGAAGCTGTCTGCGGGCGGCAGACTTTCTGTTGGAATTTCCTGTTCACTTCCTCGGTCAGTGTCAATAATCTATTTCTTTACCTGTCAACATACTACTTccatttagttttatttgtcTAAAGAGTCAAGATAATGGGTGACTTGATTGACTCGATTAAGAAAAACATTGGTTTATAACATTTACGGATGTCAAGAGCTCATGAAACGACATAGAAGTGATAAAATGCTTGCTATTGAAGCATCCATTTGAATGTGCTACTCTGTTGTCGATGGAATAGTAAAGTAATATGTTTCGATGTTTACAGATTAATTCTAGAATAAGAGACATTAAGTGGAGAAAATAATGGAGTTGATGGGAAAAGGAGAGCGGAGAAGGAAAAGtatggttttttttctctgcttgcACCTGCTGACTCTTCTGCAAATCACAGCAGGTAACTAAATACATGCAGGTGTGCAAGAACATTTTGTTAAGTTGTACCTACTCACATTAGAATTGAAGTGAAAACATCCACATACACTACTATGTTGTTTCCTGATGTGATCGTTGTTTTCATTGGAATTAAatttaattgtgattaaaagtGATTCGATAACAGATTATAAAAATGccttaaaatgtattattaatattattattttcctgcttatctctatcaaacacacacacacacacatccaccacACGTTATCTTTTGTTTCAGCTCAAAACGTCACCACCGCCACCACTCCAGCCGCTGACCCCGGTGACCCTCTCAGCTACCGCACTCGCCCAGCTGACGTCACGGTGGCTGTTGGAGACCCAGCCGTGTTTCGCTGTGGAGTTCCCGAAGCTTCTCCAAGCTTCACATTCACCTTCCAGGGGGCACACGGAAACTACACCCTCGCGTGCCCCTCGGGCCACGTGGAGGATATTCCCCAGGTGGGTCGCTTCGTCCTCATCTTCTGCTCTTCTCCCCCAACCTGAGGGAGAGAGCAACATCTCTCAGAGCAGCGCTTTAACTCACATTGAAAGTTGCCTTTGTTTCTTTAACCTCGCTGATTTCAATTGTTTGACGCTTCTACCAGTGGCAGCTTCTCACGTCAGGTTCAATCGTTTTCAATCCCTCGTTATTTCTCATCTGAAAGCCTCTTCATTCCCTCCCCTGTCCCTCTCTTCAGGCTCTCTATGGAAGTTGTGATATGAAAAACGGAGAGTCATTAGCTGTGTGGAGCCTAAAGGGAACGTCTTTCTCCGACAACGGGGCGCGAGTCTTGTGTCAGCATCCAAACAACCCTAACAGCGCTGCTGCCGTCCTGCACGTCTACGGTAAAGATTCCTCTGATTCAATAGAACACCTGCATTCCTGCATGTCTATCACAGCGTTCGTGCATACTTGgatcatttgtatttctttgattCTACATGTTGGGGTGAACCAAAGTAGCGATGCTTTCCACCCTTACCCCTAGATAACGGCACCAGACACGCCATTCTCATTGGTTGCATCATTGGGGGCTTCTTTGGCACGTTGTTGGTCTTTGGTTTGCTGTATGCCACCCTGCTGAGATCTGAGACCCTCCAGAAGTGCTTCCGTAAGCCCAAATTCTACAAGCCCACATTCACTGCTGAATGCATGGACCCCCCATATTTAAAACGGACAAGTAATCTGTGATGTCTTTACGCTTTCAGGTGGTGGAGAAACAGCAGAGGATTTGACCACAATAGTAAGTAAGGAGTAAAAGGAGACAGATCGCCTGATGTTGCTCTCTAAGCGTCAACTGTATTTAGGTGTGGAGGTTATTCTGTTGAGGCCGGGTCCATCCTGGACGTCTTCACTTCCTTTCTTTGCCTTGAATAACTGGGCCTTACACTTTACACTTTATATACACATCCGTTGAATGAGGAACAGATGAATAGATGTTTCACAGCTGTCCTGGCCAGGCTGTTCAACCAGTTTAGTGAGTTACTTTTTCACAGTTTGTCCACTTGAGGGAAGCACTCACTGCCCCGAtgagtttgttgttgttacactATATTATCACACATTCAAGAAAACCTATTGTCTTTGCATAGGAGGTGTGTGGTCCATTGCAATTGTccaaattaaagctgcattatATATCAAAACCAACACCATTTGTAAACAACTGTTTATTTCTGTCGATTGTTGATTACGtgcaaatgttgatacaactctattcctctatttaatcccactaagtagtcacattattattatcttccGTACCTTTGCTTCTGGAGATTTCCTCAAACTGGACCCCTTCGCATTTTAGTTGAAGGCCCCTGAGATAGGTGGACTAGCAACAAGTGACAAGCACTGACGTGGTCACGACGTTGGCGTGCctgttgcttccccccccccccggtggtgaGCGCATTCCATGTTGCTTGCATGTTGTCATGAACAAACCCTCCACTGTGCAGCGCACTCCCTGCCTTTGACCCCTCTGTCTTCACGTGTATTTGTCACCTTCAAGGTGTAGGAGTGTAAGCCAGACCAGAGCTGTTTTACCTGCATCTGGCAACCGTTATCCAGCTTCATTATAGTACTATAGCAAATGTGCCACCAAAACAGTTTCTGTCTTTCTTGAAGAGACATTTTGGATTAGCCTAAAGTAGCCCAATTGCTTTTGCCAAGTCCCCTTTTAACTCTCCAACTTGTTTTTAATTATCCTGCTAATTTGCCCATATAACTAAAAACCATCATACACTAAAACGTCCTTCAATGGTAATGATATgctataaataataaataaatacattgcatCTTTAAGGAAACACGCAATCTTTGGAAGATAATCAAATGAGCGTTAAATAATATTAGATAAAGTGTTTTTTCACTGCTTTTGACGTTATGATATTTCATTACTCCCCATGTGTTGTGACACCTGAAAGAGCAGAACGGACAgctagcaacacacacacacacacacacacacacacacatacaaacacacacacagggccaccAGCAGGAGAGAAGTCCAGCCTTTTCTTTTAGTCAATACAACAGAGGCCGTATGGAGCAACATGTTGACTCAGCTGCTCTGCTCGGTTCACTCGTGATGGGGTCCTGTCATATTCTACTGTCTGATTTCTTCACTTTCTCCAGCACTGAAGACGAGGTCTCGCTTGGTGTTTGCCTGGCAAACGTTCAGATGAAACAATAAGGTGGTCCATTTATAGTAGGAGTCCGTTGGGTGAGGTCTGTCTCATCATTTGGATTTTGGGTTGGGGGAAAAAGTACCCACAGTTAGAGTTTTGAAATGTAACGTAAAGAATGACACATCTGCTGAATAACTGGATTTCATTCACTACGATGTAAGCTGACTCGATCCATGACCTTCCGTTGACATTCGTTTTACTGTTTATGGACAAACATCTTAAATACCATCATAACAGGACGCGTgtgtaatggtgtgtgtgtccactgataACCTTCATTGTTCAGCGTGTTCTCAAAGTGACCCTAAGATCCGTTCCACTTGCAACACCTTTCAATACCTGATGAGACATTAAAGGGAATGTTGAACCATGACGATTAAAGTTAAATAGTAACAAGTTAATGTTGAGTGAAGTTAGCCTCAGAGGTGAACGATAGACTTTACAACGTGTAATATCCTTTTACCTGACCTCTGCAGCTAAACTCTAACTATTCAGGCATGCTCTGACAAGAACTAAAGACTAAAGCAGAGAAGTAAGATTAGTAAACAAAACACAGGATTTTCCCCTTTTTAACATTTACGTTTGAAGCCTACTGGACGTGTAGCAGATAGCCTTATTCAAGGTAAAGCTATTTTTAAGCGACATCCCATATTCCATTCTGGACCATCTTGTAATACTTTTAAAGATATGAAATGATTCTTCCAAAATCCTACatgtgctgaaaaaaaaacccagactcTAAAAGTGACATGCTATCGACATGGGACACAGTGACCTTCATTTAACCTCACAGCAACAATGCCATGCTTCACGCAGACAGATACCAGCAACCACAGATACAGCCACAAAGGTCTTCAATCTTTTATTAGTGTGCATTATGGAGGTGATTTTAAACCGGATACAAATCTGTTTGAGAAAATGAGGCTTTTAGAGTAATCCATAAAATACAATCCATGCAAATTactatttaaaaaaggggaTGGGAGTGAATAAGCCACTGTAAGTCTTATCTCTAATCTTTCTCTCTTGGTTTTTATCATCACCAGTTGCTGCTGTAATTTGCTGTCAAATCTTTGTGTTAacacttacacacacgcacacacgcacacacgcacacacacacacacacacacacacacacacacacacacacacacacgcacacacccttcTGCCCTCAGTGTTATAATTTGCTGAGAGGCTGATGCATGCCTGGGACAggaacatacactcaccggccactttattaggtacacctgtccaactgctcgttaacacttaatttctaagcagccaatcacatggcggcaactcagtgcatttaggcatgtagacattgtcaagacaatctcctgcagttcaaaccgagcatcagtatggggaagaaaggtgatttgagtgactttgaacgtggcatgattgttggtgccagaagggctggtctgagtatttcagaaactgctaatctactgggattttcacgcacaaccatctctagggtttacagagaatggtccgaaaaagaaaaaacatccagtgagcggcagttctgtgggcggaaatgccttgttgatgccagaggtcagaggagaattgccagactggttcgagctgatagaagggcaacagtgactcaaataaccacccgttacaaccaaggtgggcataagagcatctctgaacgcacagtacgtccaactttgaggcagatgggctacagcagcagaagaccacatcgggtgccactcctttcagctaagaacaggaaactgaggctacaatttgcacaatctcatcgaaattggacaatagaagattggaaaaacgttgcctggtctgatgagtctcgatttctgctgcgacattcggatggtagggtcagaatttggcgtctacaacatgaaagcatggatccatcctgccttgtatcaacggttcaggctggtggtggtggtgtcatggtgtggggaatattttcttggcactctttgggccccttggtaccaattgagcatcgttgcaacgccacagcctacctgagtattgttgctgaccatgtccatccctttatgaccacaatgtacccaacttctgatggctactttcagcaggataaagcgccatgtcataaagctggaatcatctcagactggtttcttgaacatgacaatgagttcgctgtactcaaatggcctccacaatcaccagatctcaatccaatagagcatctttgggatgtggtggaacgggagatttgcatcatggatgtgcagccgacaaatctgcggcaactgtgtgatgccatcatgtcaatatggaccaaactccctgaggaatgcttccagcaccttgttgaatctatgccacgaagaattgaggcagttctgaaggcaaaagggggtccaacccgttactagcatggggtacctaataaagtggccggtgagtgtatattaataGTCAGTGATCACCACTTTGACACACGCATGCACTGGCATAGCTCTGCACATTCATGTGGATACAGGGGTGACACCCACAGAGATATGCTCCAACGTACAATACAGCATTGTGCTACAAAAAGGGGCATTTCATTTATTGGACTCCCATACTTTGGGACAACATTTTAACTTGTTTTACTTGGAATGGTCACTTTGAAGTAAGATGGTGCGTTTGAATCGTTCCTAATAAAGGTTACAGTCAAAATATCTCCCTCCTACACCGGgttagtaaaaacaaaaaaaagtgaaatgccTGTCATCCATGAGACCAACAAAATACCACCCATTccacagggagaggagcaggaagatacCTAGAAGGTACCATAGAGGGGGAGACAACAAATAATGCCCTGTTTAGTGCGTGCATACACTCCTCCTGTCTTTGCCTACTGGAGGACATGGTATACGTttgtaaaagaataaaaacagaagtTGTATTTCAGAGGTTCAGATGATTTCATCCTATCGCCTCACAGTTTCTCCTCTCTGCATGCTTCCCGTGATTGGCAACCCCTCAGGTTGAAATGATGACAAATCTATGAAGGCTGTGTCAAAGCAGCCTTGATGGTGAATTACCGGTGTAAAGTAAATTAAtcttaaaaagcaaatgactttCATTCCAGCACACGCAGATGTTTATGGAAGGACATTGCCACCGACCGATGTGTAAACGCGCCACATGCACACCTGAGTTTATACAccaaacaaagaggaggagcaggtgcaAGTGCTACTTAATCAGGTGAAATACAAAATTCACACTTTTAAACAGCGTCTTGGAACATTCACACACCCACCTGCCTCTGAACCGTCAGCTCAGGTAAGCACAGGTCAAGTGGAGCAAGGTAGGATGCTCTGGTCATTGTCACTGGTCCGTTGTAGTGGTTGTGATTCTTATGTGATTATGGTGTGCTTTATTCTGAAGGTTTTAGTTTGGGGGTTTTGTGGCATCAAAGCTAGGCATGTAGTATTAAAAGAGGAGCTTTTGTGAAAAACGATCACAAATTGAACAGCAAATGTGCTGGTGCTGAAAATACATTATATGTTGAATGTGACCATTTTTCAGAGCATTTAAACTCTCTTCTAATATATACTTTGGGACATTGTGTCCATGTTTGACGGGCGCTACAACAACATATGGGTTGATTTCTGGCTTGTCTCAAATTATCAAAAAGCAACACGTTGCTatctttaaattaaatttagacAGATTTAAACAGTTCCTTTTACAAACTGGAGTGCTTCGGTTAGCTAAAAATTGAAGATCTAAGAATAACGATGTTGGCATAACATCAATAATCTGTGAAGGACAGTGAACTGTTACATCCACTCTAGCAAAAAACAACTATTTCATTAACCGTTTTTAAACCAACCAGAAAATCTATTTTGTCCGTCACTGCTGCGTCATTTGAAACGAGGGTTACATTGAAGGACACGGGACAGAGTTTGACCTTGTGTTTTGACCAAGATCAGCTGAGGTCGCTGAAAAGTTGCATGTCCTCCTTTCCTCACACTTAGTGTATGAATGTAATTTCTGAAAGTTACTAACATAAGGAGGAAGATACAGTAAGTGTAAgcgttattttattttggttatTTTAGAAAGTGATTGAAGAAGACTTCCGGTTTATGTAACTCAATCCAATTTAACAACAGTACTTTACATGCAcaaatgttaaaatacaaatgataaaacGATGGAACGCATTGATGTGAAAGACAAAACGAGATACGAAGAGAAAACAAGAATCAGCAAATATCTTCGGAGGCTGTAAAGCAAGTAACAGCGTTTGGCCCGAAGcgatcgggtttttttttttctggagtaAAGGGGAGTTTTGCAGGCGAGTTGTCTGGAACCCAGCTGGGTTtggccccaagacaaaaaaatgatCCACTGTTTACTCTCCAAACACCCAGAATGCATCCCTGCTGACGAGACACTGACCTCTCACACAACAAGGACATTCTTCCCGTGGAGAGGGAGTTGTGTGTGATTTGTtgctcgtgtgcatgcgtgtgtttgtcttcgggaaaaaaaaggcaacgtGGTGGGAAAATCACTcggctctgtttttttttttttactctttctcACGTCttgtctctccttctctctttctttatctcattctgtttctatcaatcTCTTAGTTGTGTTGAAGATGGGGCACCTCACTGTTGTGGCTGTCATCGGAGGTAAATTTAGCAGAAAAAGTATATAAATCAACAAAATATCcttaacattt is drawn from Pungitius pungitius chromosome 11, fPunPun2.1, whole genome shotgun sequence and contains these coding sequences:
- the cd22 gene encoding B-cell receptor CD22 translates to MLKMFFWMFPVIEPCCRCDANLREINPQISHHVTLCIALMKKMLPMLMLLILKPGTVSAGWSVTFEETDPCALKGSTVQLRCSFNYTDEETVTKTAWYKGELKDGAWRRVALSELPSYQNRSEYLGNQQHDCGLAIHDLQVNDSGHYYFRFDTEKYGRRSKGSVCLTVTEPRASVSPDRVRAGDHVTLECQTSCQLPATVWFKDGLPVARSEFQAQAGDAGNYFCAAKGQEFVLSEPVALKVDYPPLNVSVEMSYSYHLTMGRGVNVSCSCAANPPADNYTWYRSSASGFSPVGSGQVLSLSSLEATHAGLYFCQASNRLGENKSTEVLLSVEGTDVIHLILLVGIGVKAFIGLLLPLVIIWAWKLGCDHDVDKERSTSDYENIGTA
- the LOC119197809 gene encoding uncharacterized protein LOC119197809, whose product is MELMGKGERRRKSMVFFLCLHLLTLLQITAAQNVTTATTPAADPGDPLSYRTRPADVTVAVGDPAVFRCGVPEASPSFTFTFQGAHGNYTLACPSGHVEDIPQALYGSCDMKNGESLAVWSLKGTSFSDNGARVLCQHPNNPNSAAAVLHVYDNGTRHAILIGCIIGGFFGTLLVFGLLYATLLRSETLQKCFRGGETAEDLTTIVSKE